One Phaseolus vulgaris cultivar G19833 chromosome 4, P. vulgaris v2.0, whole genome shotgun sequence DNA window includes the following coding sequences:
- the LOC137838162 gene encoding NAC domain-containing protein 75, whose amino-acid sequence MSKMSNLSSVSSSDLIDAKLEEHQLCGSKQCPGCGHKFEGKPDWLGLPAGVKFDPTDQELIEHLEAKVEAKNMKSHPLIDEFIPTIEGEDGICYTHPEKLPGVTRDGLSRHFFHRPSKAYTTGTRKRRKIQNECDLQGGETRWHKTGKTRPVMVNGKQKGCKKILVLYTNFGKNRKPEKTNWVMHQYHLGQHEEEKEGELVVSKIFYQTQPRQCNWSDRSATTEGSGEPNNNSSRRDSGSGSSSSKEIVTHRDEMSAPITTFTHHPFDIHHLKPDHFSFIPFRKTFDEVGMGEASTAREVVQASGSCEDVHERQRAQHVAHHHQQQQQHQQQQHAHHQISNSAFHISRPSHPISTIISPPPLHHTSIILDDNSYHHVSRIMLQNENFQQQQQQHHKLGGRSASGLEELIMGCTSTEIKEESSMTNPQEAEWLKYSSYWPDPDNPDHHG is encoded by the exons ATGAGTAAGATGAGCAACTTGAGTTCTGTGAGCAGTTCTGATCTCATAGATGCAAAGCTTGAAGAGCATCAATTGTGTGGATCCAAGCAGTGCCCTGGTTGCGGACACAAGTTTGAAGGGAAGCCG GACTGGCTTGGCCTGCCAGCAGGAGTGAAGTTTGATCCCACAGACCAAGAACTGATAGAACATCTTGAAGCCAAAGTGGAGGCCAAGAACATGAAATCACACCCTTTGATAGATGAGTTCATTCCCACTATTGAAGGAGAAGATGGAATTTGTTATACCCATCCTGAGAAACTTCCAG GAGTAACAAGAGATGGATTGAGCAGGCACTTCTTCCATAGACCTTCAAAGGCTTACACAACTGGGACAAGAAAGAGGAGAAAGATTCAAAACGAATGTGACTTGCAAGGTGGAGAAACAAGGTGGCACAAGACAGGTAAGACCAGGCCAGTGATGGTGAATGGAAAGCAAAAGGGTTGCAAGAAAATTCTTGTGCTCTACACCAACTTTGGGAAGAACAGAAAGCCAGAGAAAACCAACTGGGTGATGCACCAATACCATTTGGGGCAGcatgaagaagagaaagaggGAGAGCTTGTGGTGTCAAAGATATTCTATCAGACGCAGCCAAGACAGTGCAACTGGTCTGATAGAAGTGCAACAACTGAAGGAAGTGGAGAACCTAACAACAACAGTAGCAGAAGGGACAGTGGAAGTGGAAGTTCTTCTTCCAAAGAAATTGTTACTCACAGAGATGAGATGTCTGCTCCAATCACTACTTTCACTCATCACCCTTTCGACATCCACCATCTAAAACCCGATCACTTTAGCTTCATCCCTTTCAGGAAAACCTTTGATGAG GTTGGAATGGGAGAGGCTTCCACAGCAAGGGAAGTAGTGCAAGCATCAGGTTCATGTGAAGATGTGCATGAACGGCAGAGAGCACAACATGTAGCTCATCATCATCAACAACAGCAGCAAcatcagcagcagcagcatGCTCATCATCAGATTTCAAACTCAGCTTTTCATATCAGTAGGCCGTCACATCCCATCTCCACCATTATCTCTCCACCTCCCCTCCACCACACTTCCATCATTCTTGATGACAACTCTTACCACCATGTCTCTAGAATAATGCtccaaaatgaaaattttcag CAACAACAGCAACAGCATCATAAGCTTGGAGGAAGGTCTGCGTCTGGTTTGGAGGAACTCATCATGGGTTGCACTTCAACTGAAATCAAAGAG GAATCATCCATGACAAACCCACAAGAAGCTGAATGGTTGAAGTACTCTTCTTACTGGCCAGACCCTGACAACCCGGATCATCATGGGTAG